The genomic region CAGCCACAGCAGGGCACACTGCCAGAGACCAGGAGGTGCAAGGGCCACGAAGAGCAGGGCTACAGCCAAGCTGGTACAGCAAAGCCTTGCGAGAGGGCTGCCCTTGGAGCAGGACTGAagctccagccctgcttccTGCAGTGGCCTTTCCCTGCCCCACCAAAGCTCGCCCACTGCCGAGTGCAGATTTCACAGCCACCAAGGAAAGACCCACATCGTCAGACCCAGTGGTTTGCAGATGGGGGCTTTACTGAACAGACGGAAGCACTGGTGTTAACAGCCTGGCTGGCCGGCACTGGCGCTCGTCATGCTGGAGGAGGCTCTCGCTGGACATCTCTCTCGGGAGCCTCTGTGCCCGAGAGGCTCTCCTGGCACTCGCCGACGTCCACCAGATCTGCTCCGCAGGGCTGAGGAGTTGAATACAAAGCTCTGCAGTCTTGGATGCACAGGGAGGTGCAGAGCACCACTGCAAGTCTAGTCAGGACACGTGTGGTGGGATCTGCTTCTGTCTGGAGAGAGCGGGCCCATGGTCCGTGCAATGCAaccccagcctgctgctctcCACGCCGCGAGGGCTGTCAGGAAAAGACCCTCTCTGCCCGGGGGCTGTGGGAACTCAAAGGAAGGAAGGGCACTGCCGGGCAGGGGCAAACGCCGGGCATGTTTGGAGATCCTTACCTGAGGCAGTCCTCCTCACCACCACAGCAGTGGGCTTTTCCCTCTACCTTCTCGAGGAGGCGGGTCGCTGCTCCTCGCAAAGCCCACTGGGTCGTGGGGAAAGGCTGCTACCGCAGCAAGGACAGAAGTCTCACATCTCGACCAAGACCCTCCCgcctctcccctctcccagtCGCCCTCGCCGCCATGGTCCCATTcaaccccacagccccctcaGTGCCGGCTGTGCTTGGGGCTGCAGAGAGGCACCTGGCATCAGGGACTGACCCGTGCCATTCCCACGGTATGACAAAGGAGAGGATGCTGTCCGTGTCCAGCCCCGTGGCTCTGGGATTTGCTTCCCCCACCCACAGCTGGGTCACCAGCCCCCAGCTGGCCCAGGTCTGGCCTGAAGCTGGCCTACACTCACCTTTTCAGAGGTGAGGACTCCAAAAGGCAAAGACTCGGCTTGTCCTCTGGGCTCTCCTCATCCTCCGCGGATGGCCCTTTTctgccctctccccaccacTCTGGAGTGCCACGAACGCAGGAGCCCTgcacacagagagagagagagaggggggtgAGCACAGGAGGTGTCACTGGGCAGCAGGGAACTGGTACAGCCCCACACAGGACAGTCAGCCCCCACGCTCCTAGGGCTTAGGGACCTTCCCACCTTGGCTCCCCGCAGGACAGGAATACTCTTTTCCTCATTGTTTTTCACTGCCTGCAGCACCTGGGCCTCCCATTGCTCTCGCTTGTCTTTCCAAGCCTTCGGGGGTGCCACTTTTGCCCTTGCCTTCTGCTGGCACTTCTTGCGCAAGGAGTCCCAGAGCTTGCGTCCTTCCTCCTCCGTGCACGCACGGGGCTGCGCCTGCAGGGCCACGGCAatgcagcagcaggcagtgtTAGTCTCCCCGGCGGAGGGCTGGGGGGATTTtagctctctccctccctcctgccccttcttcTCAGCCTCTCTGTCAGCCCTGGTTTGCTCACAGTCCTCACAGGCCCGACTGCAGAGCCTTTCTGCaatgacacccccccccccccccgagccaaGTGACCATGGGGCTGAAAGCAACCCAGCTGCTTGCTATCCCAGACAAGCCTGGCAGTGCTGTCGCCAATGCAAACACCACCAGATCAACTCTTCGGGTGTTGCTGGAGATGACAGAAGTGAAGGCTGTCTTCTAAATGGACAGAACAACCTGCTGCCTCTCGAGAAAACCTCGGGAGAAGTGCTTCAGCCTTCAGCTAAGCACACGATATGGGGTCTTGCAAGACACGACATCCGTATCACTATGCTTTTCTACAGCTGGATACGACACAGTCCCTCCTGGAGCCCACGCCACGTACCGGTCctgccctcctcttccctgccctAGCAGGGGGTGCAGGTTGGGGTCCAGCTTCGCGCAGTTGTGGGCTGCTGCATGCCTCTTGCCCCAACCGACGCCactgcagcactgccagctcGCTGCAGGCACACAGTGGGAGGAGGTGGCGTGAGCACAGGGAGACTGCTCTCCAGCCGGGGCTCCCAAGCTGGGTGCCCGCCGCAGAGGCCAGTGCCAGGAAAAGCGCCTGGCTCCCCCGGTGCTGCGGGGAGCGGGAGGAAGGGCAGCGCGGGAGAGGAGACACTGCCCGTGTCTGGAGAGATTTACCACTTGAGCTTGTCCTGCAGATCCGCCTGGTCATCCCTCTGCCCCCTGCGCTTGCGGGTGACCTGCCCCAGGATGCACGTCACCACCTGCCGCAGGGCCTGGCGTGTCCGTGGGGAAAGGCTCCTGCAACAGCAAGGACAAAGTCTCTCTGACCCTTCAGCTGCGactctcctgcctcttcctgcGCCCAGCCCCACACCTACGTGGCCCCATTCGGCCCCACAACCCCTTCAAGGCAGGAGGAGTTTCAAGCACCTGCTTTGGCCCCTGCCATCGGGCTCTAACCCATGGCTGGAGAAATCCCCGGGCGCTCTGTGAGGCCCCATGGCTCAGGGCTTGGCTTCCTtgacccaccaccaccaccagtggCTCACCACCACCCCAGTGCTCCAGGCCTCGGCTGGAGCTGGCGCACACTTACCGCTTAGGGGGGACAGCGTCGTCCTCGCAGACTGTGGGTGCCTCTTCTCCGGCCTCTTCCCACTCCTCCGTCATCGTCTCCAGGAGGTCGGGGCTGGAGTCCCCCGTCTCCGTGCTAGTCGAGGGGCTGACTGATGCTTGCTCAGAGGAACTGGATTCCTGCACAGGAAGAGACTCTCGTACAGCAGCCCCACACCCGGAGGGTGCTGCTTCCCAGAACGCAGACCCCCAGGCCACTTCTGGCAGGGACCGCAGCGGGATGGGGAAAACCAGGAGAAGGACCTCAGCATACCCTTGGGGTGATGCCTGAGTGTCACCAGGGTTTCACTACAACTCCCTGTCACCCCTCTTGCTCAGGAAAGGCAGCAGTCACCcgcccagctctgctgcagcaatgCTGCTGGGATGGCTGGGGTGCTAGAGGTATCTTGCAATCTCAGCCCCCCAGAAGAGAAAGTGCTCTTTTTCTACAGTAATTCAAAGTACCTGGCTCCTCTgtgtctccttttctctctcagctttCGCTTTCAGcgtctccttttctctcttagCCTTCTCTTTGGTCACTGGCGGGGtttgcagtttcctttttttctcctctgccagttctgttttctcttcttcctcttcatccaAGTATTTCTGGATGTGTTCTGGaagcttctccttcctcttcaagTGTTTATTCTGGAGGGGCACGAAAATGCAACAGAAGGCAGCATTAGTCTGCCCTGCAGAGGGCTGGGCTGGTTTCATTCCTACCCTCCCTTCTGCcccttctcttctgcctttctgccCACACTGGTTTGCTCCCAGGTTCCTGCAGGCTCCACCAAAGAGCCCGTCT from Aquila chrysaetos chrysaetos chromosome 1, bAquChr1.4, whole genome shotgun sequence harbors:
- the LOC115343548 gene encoding caldesmon-like isoform X2 — translated: MECNWFAPPLKDGTMPQHDPAMHRCATDHLLCPFRCTIRSRPGVIKRAVRIPGLGTFVVVRERVVSKEKDLVVVERPVFHLANAIARDHDLRYGCIDVPGHQHFEQLPYAQIASDNAVSEGTVQLCVERTMRLFRVCLENRDNVALVWRDVGMLIIQGRDVKMRFYTDFLKRLNGTDQMLQAVLEMPEMRDSVISRHDTAASQTSSGRVIVLPGYKLETVPKMPTVKADLTGHVKAAPEKGWGKGDGSGKKEDLAEQRLLRRARLSPKRLPAATVKSEQGQKAEGSEPRARQLLAIQGSSLKEKEEKEKQKLIPLVEPRTVDFIARAIERREKNKHLKRKEKLPEHIQKYLDEEEEEKTELAEEKKRKLQTPPVTKEKAKREKETLKAKAEREKETQRSQESSSSEQASVSPSTSTETGDSSPDLLETMTEEWEEAGEEAPTVCEDDAVPPKRSLSPRTRQALRQVVTCILGQVTRKRRGQRDDQADLQDKLKCELAVLQWRRLGQEACSSPQLREAGPQPAPPARAGKRRAGPAQPRACTEEEGRKLWDSLRKKCQQKARAKVAPPKAWKDKREQWEAQVLQAVKNNEEKSIPVLRGAKGSCVRGTPEWWGEGRKGPSAEDEESPEDKPSLCLLESSPLKSPAEQIWWTSASARRASRAQRLPREMSSESLLQHDERQCRPARLLTPVLPSVQ
- the LOC115343548 gene encoding coiled-coil domain-containing protein 81-like isoform X3 — translated: MAKDLFLRPHLSPTTEKLKNTEFVKIWASTSCYLSQRLALHQAVRIPGLGTFVVVRERVVSKEKDLVVVERPVFHLANAIARDHDLRYGCIDVPGHQHFEQLPYAQIASDNAVSEGTVQLCVERTMRLFRVCLENRDNVALVWRDVGMLIIQGRDVKMRFYTDFLKRLNGTDQMLQAVLEMPEMRDSVISRHDTAASQTSSGRVIVLPGYKLETVPKMPTVKADLTGHVKAAPEKGWGKGDGSGKKEDLAEQRLLRRARLSPKRLPAATVKSEQGQKAEGSEPRARQLLAIQGSSLKEKEEKEKQKLIPLVEPRTVDFIARAIERREKNKHLKRKEKLPEHIQKYLDEEEEEKTELAEEKKRKLQTPPVTKEKAKREKETLKAKAEREKETQRSQESSSSEQASVSPSTSTETGDSSPDLLETMTEEWEEAGEEAPTVCEDDAVPPKRSLSPRTRQALRQVVTCILGQVTRKRRGQRDDQADLQDKLKCELAVLQWRRLGQEACSSPQLREAGPQPAPPARAGKRRAGPAQPRACTEEEGRKLWDSLRKKCQQKARAKVAPPKAWKDKREQWEAQVLQAVKNNEEKSIPVLRGAKGSCVRGTPEWWGEGRKGPSAEDEESPEDKPSLCLLESSPLKSPAEQIWWTSASARRASRAQRLPREMSSESLLQHDERQCRPARLLTPVLPSVQ